A section of the Zavarzinella sp. genome encodes:
- a CDS encoding transglutaminase-like domain-containing protein, producing MRILQIPSILQMLLVVVCSPAVLFGQAPSVTEIWEASYISTPRGAVKNGYVRTTIQPLKFKGDQVELYKTTKELRLSSKRGGQLVQLKADLITEETPTNEVTAVRATMYLGADSIQKLDCEVENQKTVHISATGATTSKRSFDWDPRCIGMRAENNLFAAKKIKPGDTFTYRQFIAQITYYITIEVKVGELQETIVPGLGKKKLLKVEATPEALILPNKSKLQLPISVFLVDPITYEPIVTITDIAELGGLVTTVRTTKAIATAPNGNVPDLMERNTIYLAKRLPRLHQAKSAKYRIGFKGDLKPSELISVDERQKLDTEKEQSFDLVITASRVPPEKDSGVAAAEEFTQSNEFIASDDANIQKLAALAVGDEKNPWKKALKIEQFVNNYIDQVTFTEALTPADKVAVTRKGDCTEFAMLTAAICRASGLPSRTAIGLVYVDNIFGKPGLGFHMWTEVYINGAWLGLDATLAQGGIGPGHLKITDHSWSGIVSFTPLLPVQRFLNAAPKVEIVE from the coding sequence ATGCGAATTCTGCAGATCCCCTCTATCCTGCAAATGCTTCTTGTGGTGGTGTGCAGCCCGGCTGTGCTGTTCGGTCAGGCGCCATCAGTCACAGAAATATGGGAAGCATCTTACATTTCCACCCCACGTGGTGCGGTGAAAAACGGCTATGTTCGCACGACTATACAACCGTTGAAATTTAAGGGTGATCAGGTGGAACTGTACAAGACCACCAAAGAGTTGCGACTTTCCAGCAAACGAGGTGGGCAACTGGTACAGTTAAAAGCCGACCTGATTACCGAAGAGACCCCCACCAACGAAGTGACTGCGGTTCGTGCCACCATGTATCTGGGGGCAGATTCCATTCAAAAACTGGATTGTGAAGTAGAAAATCAGAAAACGGTGCATATTTCGGCCACGGGTGCCACCACCAGCAAGCGGAGTTTCGACTGGGACCCCAGGTGCATTGGCATGCGGGCCGAAAACAACCTGTTTGCGGCAAAGAAAATCAAACCAGGTGATACTTTTACTTACCGCCAGTTTATCGCACAGATCACCTATTACATCACCATCGAAGTAAAAGTGGGTGAATTGCAGGAAACAATTGTCCCAGGTTTGGGAAAGAAAAAACTCCTGAAAGTGGAAGCCACTCCCGAAGCCTTGATTCTGCCGAACAAAAGCAAATTGCAACTGCCAATCAGCGTTTTTCTGGTCGATCCCATTACGTATGAGCCAATTGTCACCATTACCGATATTGCAGAACTGGGTGGATTGGTCACTACGGTGCGAACGACGAAAGCAATTGCCACCGCACCAAATGGCAATGTGCCCGATCTGATGGAAAGAAACACCATCTATCTGGCCAAACGCCTGCCACGACTGCATCAAGCGAAAAGTGCCAAATATCGCATCGGTTTTAAAGGCGACCTGAAACCGTCAGAATTAATCTCTGTCGATGAGCGTCAGAAATTAGATACCGAGAAAGAACAGTCGTTTGATCTGGTCATTACTGCCAGTCGTGTCCCACCAGAGAAAGATTCTGGTGTGGCTGCAGCGGAAGAGTTTACCCAGTCGAACGAGTTTATAGCCTCGGATGATGCCAACATCCAGAAACTGGCAGCACTGGCCGTGGGGGATGAAAAAAATCCCTGGAAAAAAGCACTGAAAATTGAACAGTTTGTCAATAATTACATTGACCAGGTGACATTTACCGAGGCTTTGACACCCGCTGATAAGGTTGCTGTTACGCGAAAAGGGGATTGCACCGAGTTTGCGATGCTGACCGCAGCCATTTGCCGTGCCAGTGGGCTCCCTTCCCGCACCGCGATTGGTCTGGTGTATGTCGACAATATTTTTGGTAAGCCGGGCCTGGGCTTTCACATGTGGACAGAGGTGTACATTAATGGGGCCTGGCTGGGGCTGGATGCCACGCTGGCTCAGGGTGGTATCGGGCCTGGGCATTTGAAAATTACCGACCACAGTTGGAGTGGGATAGTATCTTTTACTCCATTGCTGCCAGTGCAGCGATTTCTGAATGCCGCACCGAAAGTAGAAATTGTGGAATAA
- a CDS encoding AAA domain-containing protein, giving the protein MSVTNGHHHPDHAIDSMQVQVRQTTGWTARPPIAGEVAVPVLQELGWTCSIAVNNSPPVPLLERIQQIRKTEEAEQLTVTPAKWWDAELDTNQQQIVQQVLSKRDLMIIDGPPGTGKSRTALEIIRQYLAEQKRVLWLWPTSADVDHCLQTPLVQQLLPVRLLASGENRATLPIDISAWTAAGTLDHLSTQISLRHQDQLLDIQNKVRNLRHQQDAAHQLMEQWHANERAVASRKQLEEQKVQLAANVEQNPPAPLAQELAHIRNQFQQQLETLTEAVEQEQRRLDQAITNRDSSKANIDACQQQLELKDSGKWWNPTYWLTPGKESVHSKMEQIQTQYNLATLECNQLEDTLAQAKAELQKVQGLMQEKVHHLLEREIARQSHELDQEIGKTNKVTREFQSLYDDYVHQYSPPADLSVGQLEADCRSIAEQLTGLQQAETAHLQAGELITQNTAGLADHLLLQSQLVVGAFDSISHDPWLQQLLQQASYFDLVVLEEAQFISTEHLNAVSGLGHLLLLTGDSSASRLHGSPDCVVSPAFSDLIDQLAQNSWKLHRDRLQCQLQPVPEEHLPYLEAEPVTDHADYVLWILNAPDESPELARIDFPLTAGFATAKAFVANELDLIRLQPILPGIRWETTTDSITVHWGPPEVVGQDHIDLGKGVREHATGPYTIAVEFATDAGWTLESARAWIQEHLPAGANRVAHLIHAKRACTSLACWLKAAFGFPYATNTKLDRDEHVMFLPVPKPEDAVPAAGHSNPRGSGTKKTPAPRLQGAGFEVNLAERRERDTVPVDIARQLPQKGCVNYREATALISYLEDNISGPVVLTSPIPEQVELLRLLCAQSKRAADFQVLPPNEAARTEAEIIALSLTRSHRTRAVSFGASPSVLANIARCARKRLIFAGDPGTLARRMEYTAPVDHLNEQDSERERVWVRELSYCQKADNSGNRRKKVSAN; this is encoded by the coding sequence GTGAGCGTGACCAACGGCCATCATCATCCGGACCATGCCATTGATTCAATGCAGGTTCAGGTTCGCCAGACTACCGGGTGGACCGCCCGCCCACCCATAGCTGGTGAAGTAGCGGTTCCTGTATTGCAGGAACTTGGCTGGACCTGTTCGATCGCCGTTAACAATTCCCCACCAGTACCACTTCTGGAACGTATACAGCAGATTCGAAAAACGGAAGAAGCAGAACAACTAACAGTAACACCCGCCAAATGGTGGGATGCTGAACTGGATACGAATCAACAACAGATCGTACAACAGGTACTATCAAAGCGGGACTTAATGATCATTGACGGGCCACCGGGTACCGGCAAATCACGGACCGCTCTGGAAATAATTCGGCAATATCTGGCTGAACAAAAACGGGTGCTCTGGTTGTGGCCCACTTCTGCAGATGTGGATCACTGTCTGCAAACCCCGTTGGTACAACAACTTCTACCTGTCCGTTTGTTGGCTTCCGGCGAAAATCGTGCCACTTTACCCATTGATATCAGTGCATGGACAGCCGCTGGCACACTGGACCATCTCAGTACCCAAATCTCGCTGCGACATCAGGATCAGTTACTCGACATTCAGAATAAAGTCCGGAATTTACGGCACCAACAGGATGCAGCCCACCAGTTAATGGAACAATGGCACGCCAATGAGCGTGCTGTGGCCAGCAGAAAGCAACTCGAAGAACAGAAAGTTCAACTGGCAGCAAATGTCGAGCAAAATCCACCCGCTCCATTAGCGCAGGAACTAGCCCATATCCGCAACCAGTTTCAGCAACAATTGGAAACACTCACGGAAGCGGTGGAGCAGGAACAGCGTCGACTGGATCAGGCGATAACAAACCGAGATTCAAGCAAAGCAAACATTGATGCCTGTCAGCAGCAACTGGAATTGAAAGATTCAGGCAAATGGTGGAACCCAACATATTGGCTGACGCCCGGCAAAGAGTCTGTTCATTCGAAAATGGAGCAGATTCAGACGCAGTATAATCTGGCGACATTGGAATGCAATCAGCTTGAGGACACGTTAGCCCAAGCGAAAGCAGAATTGCAGAAAGTACAGGGCCTGATGCAGGAAAAGGTGCATCACTTGCTGGAACGGGAAATTGCCCGCCAGAGCCACGAATTGGATCAGGAAATTGGCAAAACCAATAAAGTCACCCGAGAGTTTCAATCGCTTTACGACGACTACGTGCATCAATATTCCCCACCTGCCGACCTTTCGGTGGGCCAATTGGAAGCAGATTGTCGCAGCATTGCCGAACAATTGACTGGTCTTCAACAGGCAGAAACTGCCCACCTGCAGGCCGGTGAACTGATCACCCAGAATACTGCCGGGCTGGCAGACCATCTCCTTTTGCAATCCCAACTGGTGGTGGGGGCATTTGATTCCATTTCCCACGATCCCTGGTTGCAACAACTATTGCAGCAAGCCAGCTATTTCGATCTGGTGGTGCTGGAAGAAGCCCAGTTCATCTCTACCGAGCACCTTAATGCAGTTTCTGGACTTGGCCATTTGTTGTTGTTGACGGGTGACAGCTCTGCCAGCCGCCTGCATGGTTCGCCTGATTGTGTAGTTTCACCCGCATTCAGTGATCTGATCGATCAATTAGCACAGAATTCCTGGAAGTTGCATCGCGATCGCCTGCAATGCCAGTTGCAACCAGTGCCCGAAGAGCATTTGCCTTATCTGGAAGCAGAGCCGGTCACCGACCATGCTGATTACGTGCTATGGATTCTGAACGCACCAGACGAAAGTCCGGAGCTGGCACGCATTGACTTCCCTTTGACAGCGGGATTTGCTACGGCGAAAGCATTTGTTGCAAACGAACTGGATCTGATCCGGCTGCAGCCCATCCTTCCTGGCATTCGGTGGGAGACTACCACTGATTCAATCACTGTGCACTGGGGCCCACCGGAAGTGGTGGGGCAGGATCATATCGATCTGGGCAAAGGTGTGCGGGAACATGCCACTGGACCGTACACCATTGCTGTGGAATTTGCCACCGATGCTGGCTGGACGCTGGAATCGGCAAGGGCCTGGATTCAGGAGCATTTACCTGCCGGTGCGAATCGGGTTGCCCACCTGATTCATGCTAAACGTGCCTGTACGAGTCTGGCGTGCTGGCTGAAAGCGGCATTTGGCTTCCCCTATGCCACCAACACGAAGCTGGATCGGGACGAACATGTGATGTTTTTGCCCGTGCCAAAACCCGAAGATGCTGTGCCTGCCGCTGGACATTCCAACCCACGTGGCAGTGGGACGAAAAAAACACCCGCACCGCGGTTGCAGGGTGCTGGTTTTGAAGTCAATCTGGCAGAACGTCGCGAACGGGATACGGTTCCCGTGGATATTGCCCGACAATTGCCCCAGAAAGGGTGCGTCAATTACCGGGAAGCCACCGCACTGATTTCGTATCTGGAAGATAACATTAGTGGGCCTGTAGTGCTGACCTCGCCGATTCCTGAACAGGTGGAATTGTTGCGACTGCTTTGTGCTCAATCGAAGCGTGCTGCCGATTTTCAGGTGTTGCCGCCGAATGAAGCGGCCCGCACCGAAGCGGAAATTATTGCCCTGAGCCTCACTCGCAGCCACCGCACCCGTGCTGTATCGTTTGGTGCCTCGCCCAGTGTGCTGGCCAATATTGCCCGCTGTGCCCGAAAGAGGCTGATCTTTGCAGGTGATCCTGGCACATTGGCTCGCCGAATGGAATACACCGCACCCGTGGATCACCTGAACGAACAGGATTCCGAACGTGAACGGGTCTGGGTACGCGAACTCTCCTACTGCCAGAAGGCAGATAATTCCGGAAACCGACGTAAGAAAGTTTCCGCGAACTAA
- a CDS encoding metalloregulator ArsR/SmtB family transcription factor, translating to MKKMTQEQYSHLARWFQVLADPTRLAIMYALQKESKRVNDLVELLGAKQANVSKQLGILHSAALVSRQRDGTTVHYSIADPIVFEICDLVSSKLQNDLRDQMAMFGEEQ from the coding sequence ATGAAGAAAATGACTCAGGAACAATACAGTCACCTTGCCCGTTGGTTTCAGGTTTTAGCAGATCCTACTCGACTGGCCATTATGTACGCTCTGCAGAAAGAGAGCAAACGAGTGAACGATCTGGTGGAATTGTTGGGCGCAAAACAGGCAAACGTCTCCAAACAGTTGGGCATTCTGCATTCTGCGGCTCTGGTCAGCCGCCAGCGAGATGGCACCACCGTGCATTACAGCATTGCCGATCCGATTGTTTTTGAAATATGCGATCTGGTGTCCTCCAAACTGCAAAACGATCTTCGGGATCAAATGGCAATGTTCGGCGAAGAACAGTAA
- a CDS encoding ThiF family adenylyltransferase: protein MATIFIAGVGSGGMSVLDLVARDPLVTEIILIDPDFYAPHNVQRHYFPPVDVGMLKVELARRWLQAMRPELSIIAEPIDLLDSNHHDWLADVSNRCDLGICAVDREPAKFQFDFLMRTAHKPWTLGEVLAGGIAGWVHLFLPGSACYGCVCSYLKREIELVQEPVPNYSQQESTLPATSIPASRAAISTMGSLHAHSSLQLLHHQELPFSSLLFPLQVVPEIFTIPYQALSYQFSPLPECLFCSGSSAAPDAENQTMDQLLTSRLQQLGENG from the coding sequence ATGGCCACAATTTTCATCGCTGGGGTGGGCTCAGGTGGCATGTCTGTGCTCGATTTAGTGGCACGCGATCCGCTTGTCACTGAAATTATCCTGATCGATCCAGATTTCTATGCCCCCCACAATGTGCAGCGGCATTACTTCCCACCCGTCGATGTGGGCATGCTGAAAGTGGAACTTGCCAGGCGCTGGCTACAGGCAATGCGGCCGGAACTAAGCATTATCGCGGAACCGATTGACCTGCTCGATTCTAACCACCATGACTGGTTGGCTGATGTGAGCAACCGATGCGATCTGGGTATCTGTGCGGTCGATCGCGAACCTGCCAAGTTTCAATTCGACTTTTTGATGCGTACTGCCCACAAACCCTGGACACTGGGCGAGGTGCTCGCCGGCGGTATTGCTGGCTGGGTTCATTTGTTTCTGCCCGGTTCTGCCTGTTATGGCTGTGTCTGCAGCTACTTGAAGCGGGAAATCGAACTGGTTCAGGAACCAGTTCCCAATTACTCACAGCAAGAAAGCACATTGCCAGCAACCAGCATTCCGGCCAGTCGTGCGGCAATCAGCACAATGGGCAGTCTGCATGCCCACAGCAGCCTGCAACTGTTGCATCACCAGGAGTTGCCTTTTTCCAGCTTGCTTTTCCCGCTGCAGGTCGTGCCGGAAATATTCACCATTCCTTATCAGGCATTGAGTTACCAGTTTTCGCCACTGCCCGAGTGCCTGTTTTGCAGTGGGAGTTCCGCCGCGCCTGATGCGGAAAATCAAACCATGGACCAGCTATTGACAAGTCGGCTGCAGCAGTTGGGCGAAAACGGTTAA
- a CDS encoding DNA alkylation repair protein has translation MAKARNTHSRSKVSPEIVQQLNLGTRAPANLMEGLVVDFATLMKNACPRVSESQLLRFTADSPTITRRMAIGGQIVREIYGTDLEELLLHPSDTVRGWVAFAWQLEESWDLAARINRFRPLAIDEHFGVREWAWMALRPHLVADLDSAIQLLNPWVVDESPFARRFAVEATRPRGVWCSHITELKTHPERALTLLEPLQTEPEKYVQDSVANWLNDASKTQPQWVQQICQRWLKAHPAEKSTARICQRATRSIKA, from the coding sequence ATGGCGAAAGCCCGAAACACCCACTCCCGAAGCAAAGTATCGCCAGAAATTGTGCAGCAATTGAATCTTGGCACACGTGCTCCCGCCAACCTGATGGAAGGTTTGGTGGTAGATTTCGCCACGTTAATGAAAAACGCCTGCCCACGTGTTTCGGAAAGTCAACTGTTGAGATTTACGGCAGATTCTCCCACGATCACGAGACGAATGGCTATCGGTGGGCAGATTGTGCGGGAAATCTATGGCACCGACCTGGAAGAACTGTTACTCCACCCATCAGACACCGTGCGAGGCTGGGTAGCATTCGCCTGGCAACTGGAAGAAAGCTGGGACCTGGCTGCACGCATCAATCGCTTTCGGCCACTGGCAATCGATGAGCATTTTGGTGTGCGGGAATGGGCCTGGATGGCATTGCGACCACATCTCGTCGCAGACCTGGATAGTGCAATTCAACTTCTCAACCCTTGGGTAGTGGATGAGAGTCCGTTCGCTCGACGATTTGCCGTCGAAGCCACACGCCCACGTGGGGTGTGGTGCAGCCACATTACCGAATTGAAAACCCACCCGGAACGTGCTCTGACTTTATTGGAACCATTGCAGACCGAACCGGAAAAGTACGTTCAGGATTCTGTAGCCAACTGGCTGAATGATGCTTCAAAAACCCAGCCACAGTGGGTACAGCAAATATGTCAACGCTGGCTGAAAGCCCACCCTGCTGAAAAATCGACCGCACGAATCTGCCAGCGGGCCACCCGTAGTATCAAGGCTTAG
- a CDS encoding YdiU family protein yields MAVLHDPGWKFEHSYAQLPEAFFSQAQPAPVGKPALAMFNHALAEEMGLDFRECSDEELAEIFSGKQLPAGSNTIAQAYAGHQYGGFTILGDGRAMLIGEHRTPDGTLLDIQFKGSGPTTYSRRGDGLAVLGPMLREYLISEAMHALDIPTTRSLAVVTTGKPVFRYEMLPGAILTRIAASHIRVGTFQYFAARRDVENLKILADYTIQRHDPELLAFQDRERYRAFLHAVIDRQARLIAQWQCVGFVHGVMNTDNMALSGETIDYGPCAFMDRYHVNTVFSSIDDHGRYAYGNQPKIAQWNLARFAETLIPMLSVDLDDAVDFATKAVESFETVFQQYFLRGMRAKLGLQQELPDDEALIVQLLEWMQDKKQDFTNTFRSLPLPTFCADDADFAAWRKRWQARTAHEEGGFNAAVQRMQQVNPVVIPRNALVEDALQAAERENDYEPFHQLLSVLQKPFDVPSDIGFAASPDENQPRYRTYCGT; encoded by the coding sequence ATGGCTGTGCTGCACGATCCAGGCTGGAAGTTTGAACATTCTTATGCCCAATTGCCCGAAGCGTTTTTCTCTCAGGCACAGCCCGCACCTGTGGGGAAGCCTGCGTTAGCGATGTTCAACCACGCACTTGCTGAGGAGATGGGGCTGGATTTCCGTGAGTGTTCGGATGAGGAACTTGCGGAAATTTTTTCCGGCAAACAGCTTCCCGCGGGCAGCAACACCATTGCCCAGGCGTATGCCGGTCATCAGTATGGTGGCTTCACCATACTGGGTGATGGGCGGGCGATGTTAATTGGCGAGCATCGCACGCCAGATGGCACATTGCTGGATATCCAGTTCAAAGGATCGGGGCCCACCACCTACTCTCGACGTGGTGATGGCCTGGCAGTGCTTGGGCCAATGTTGCGGGAATATCTAATCAGCGAAGCAATGCACGCCCTGGATATTCCAACCACCCGCAGCCTGGCAGTGGTAACCACGGGCAAGCCGGTATTTCGTTATGAAATGCTTCCCGGTGCCATCCTGACCCGAATTGCTGCCAGCCACATCCGCGTGGGCACGTTTCAATACTTTGCCGCACGTCGGGATGTGGAAAACCTGAAAATCCTGGCTGACTACACCATCCAGCGGCACGATCCTGAATTGCTGGCGTTTCAAGATCGAGAAAGGTATCGTGCGTTTCTACACGCAGTCATTGATCGCCAGGCCCGCCTGATTGCCCAATGGCAGTGCGTGGGATTTGTCCACGGAGTAATGAATACCGATAACATGGCACTCTCAGGCGAAACAATTGATTATGGGCCGTGTGCTTTCATGGATCGCTACCATGTGAATACGGTGTTCAGTTCTATCGACGATCATGGCCGATATGCCTATGGCAACCAGCCGAAAATCGCCCAGTGGAATCTGGCACGCTTTGCCGAAACGCTGATTCCGATGTTGTCAGTTGATCTCGATGATGCGGTTGATTTTGCCACCAAGGCGGTTGAATCGTTTGAAACTGTTTTTCAACAATACTTTCTGCGTGGGATGCGGGCAAAGCTGGGCCTGCAGCAGGAATTGCCTGATGATGAAGCGTTGATTGTGCAGTTGCTGGAATGGATGCAGGACAAAAAGCAGGACTTTACCAATACGTTTCGTTCGTTGCCTCTACCCACTTTTTGTGCGGATGATGCAGATTTCGCTGCCTGGCGTAAACGTTGGCAGGCACGTACTGCCCATGAAGAAGGTGGGTTCAACGCGGCAGTGCAGCGAATGCAGCAAGTCAATCCGGTGGTGATCCCACGGAATGCGTTGGTGGAAGATGCTTTGCAGGCTGCAGAACGTGAAAACGATTACGAGCCCTTTCATCAGTTGTTAAGTGTGCTGCAAAAACCGTTTGATGTGCCATCGGATATAGGCTTTGCTGCATCGCCCGATGAAAACCAGCCCCGCTACCGCACCTACTGTGGGACGTAA
- a CDS encoding ThuA domain-containing protein: MFLPSRRTALAAGSATIASAVGFPLMAEQPTKKRKLVMIAGTPSHGPGMHEHNAGVLLFQKCLQGIAGLDVEIVLNGYPKDDSMLDGADAIFVYADGGGRHPLIQGERIPRIDKLIAKGVGLFCCHFGVEVPKGKPGDAFRTWIGGCYEHEWSCNPMWKAEFTKLPDHPICRGVKPFAIFDEWYFNMRFRPELQGVTPILTATPTDATRDGPYVYPKGPYKHIQEAKGRPEHVMWCTERPDGGRGVGFTGGHFHINWQNNDFRKLVLNALLWISKVDVPQNGVASEVTDEEMKKNLDPKGKKK, from the coding sequence ATGTTCCTTCCCTCTCGTCGTACTGCTCTTGCTGCTGGCAGTGCCACTATTGCCTCCGCAGTGGGCTTCCCATTGATGGCAGAACAACCCACCAAAAAACGGAAACTCGTGATGATTGCGGGCACCCCCAGCCACGGGCCTGGCATGCACGAACATAACGCCGGGGTGCTGCTGTTTCAAAAGTGCCTGCAAGGAATTGCTGGGCTGGATGTGGAAATTGTGCTGAACGGTTATCCCAAAGACGACTCCATGCTGGATGGGGCGGATGCCATTTTCGTCTACGCCGATGGTGGGGGCAGACATCCCCTGATTCAGGGTGAACGGATTCCGCGGATCGACAAATTAATTGCCAAAGGCGTGGGTTTGTTCTGCTGCCACTTTGGAGTGGAAGTGCCCAAGGGGAAGCCGGGCGATGCGTTCCGCACCTGGATTGGTGGGTGCTACGAACATGAATGGTCGTGCAATCCCATGTGGAAAGCCGAGTTCACCAAACTGCCCGATCATCCGATCTGTCGTGGGGTGAAGCCATTCGCCATCTTTGATGAATGGTACTTTAACATGCGATTTCGGCCAGAACTGCAGGGCGTGACACCCATTTTAACAGCCACACCGACCGATGCTACACGTGATGGCCCTTATGTTTATCCGAAAGGGCCTTACAAGCACATCCAGGAAGCCAAAGGCAGACCAGAGCATGTGATGTGGTGCACCGAACGGCCTGATGGTGGGCGTGGTGTTGGCTTTACCGGTGGCCACTTCCATATTAATTGGCAGAACAACGATTTCCGAAAGCTGGTGCTGAATGCCCTGTTGTGGATCAGCAAAGTGGATGTGCCCCAGAATGGCGTTGCTTCTGAAGTAACTGATGAAGAGATGAAGAAAAACCTCGATCCGAAAGGAAAGAAGAAATAA
- a CDS encoding DUF2784 domain-containing protein, with product MYGFFADCVVFVHVCYVAFVVLGQLFIMIGWLRGWQVARNFWFRITHLILIGVVVFEEIIDVRCPLSIWEQRLRELAGQPTNSDTFLGRMMHALIFHDWPPYVFTILNVTMGTIILITLNFFRPRWPAFVRRRLTRKPGAYEVV from the coding sequence ATGTACGGATTTTTCGCCGATTGCGTTGTTTTTGTACACGTTTGCTATGTTGCGTTCGTGGTACTGGGTCAATTATTCATCATGATCGGCTGGTTGCGGGGCTGGCAAGTCGCACGCAATTTCTGGTTTCGCATTACCCACCTGATCCTGATTGGGGTGGTTGTTTTTGAAGAAATCATCGATGTTCGCTGTCCTCTTTCGATCTGGGAACAACGCCTGCGGGAACTGGCAGGGCAGCCCACCAACAGCGATACTTTTCTGGGCAGAATGATGCACGCACTGATTTTTCATGATTGGCCACCTTACGTGTTCACGATTCTAAACGTAACGATGGGTACGATCATCCTGATCACGTTGAACTTCTTTCGCCCACGCTGGCCTGCGTTTGTGCGTCGGAGACTAACCAGGAAACCAGGTGCGTACGAAGTGGTCTGA
- a CDS encoding sulfatase, protein MRFYLIFLILFTFSVSAVAAAPPNILLICVDDLRPELGCYGVGYIKTPHIDALAKRSRIFTRHYVQAPTCGASRYTLLTGSYGPAGNDALFRRAAQMKTQPQAVAPSMPEWFRNHGYQTVSIGKVSHHPGGRGGPDWNNDEQPEMPGAWDRHLLPAGAWKHPRGWMHGLANGQIREKVGEMPVFQAEAGGDEIYPDGVTVPEAIRQLQLLGQPGEKPFLLAVGILRPHLPFGAPKKYLDLYDNVELPKIPHPDKPKGKTTWHNSGEFMKYQRWNRNPNTDAEFATQVRRHYAACVSYADASLGHLLNALNDSPAAKNTIIILWGDHGWHLGEHAIWGKHSLFEESLRSPLIIHYPGIEKPGEATRAIVETRDLFPTICELTDTKRPDFLKNRDQLLKSLRDPKEIGGAAVSYTGNAQTIRTDRYRLIQHRDGSTELYDHTTTAGETRNIAADNPEIVARLRRDLDNHLKPKQK, encoded by the coding sequence ATGCGCTTTTACTTGATTTTCCTGATACTATTCACTTTCAGTGTTTCTGCAGTAGCTGCCGCACCGCCAAACATCCTGCTGATCTGTGTGGATGATTTGCGGCCAGAGTTGGGCTGCTATGGTGTGGGGTACATCAAAACCCCGCATATCGATGCGCTGGCAAAACGCAGTCGGATCTTTACCCGCCATTATGTGCAGGCCCCCACCTGTGGAGCTTCCCGTTATACATTGCTGACTGGCAGCTACGGCCCCGCTGGCAATGATGCCTTGTTTCGTCGGGCCGCACAAATGAAAACCCAGCCACAGGCGGTCGCACCCTCCATGCCAGAATGGTTTCGGAACCACGGCTATCAGACCGTTTCCATCGGCAAAGTATCGCACCACCCTGGTGGGCGTGGCGGACCAGACTGGAACAACGATGAACAGCCCGAGATGCCTGGCGCCTGGGATCGGCATCTGTTGCCTGCTGGTGCCTGGAAGCACCCACGTGGCTGGATGCATGGCCTGGCCAATGGTCAGATTCGGGAAAAGGTTGGTGAAATGCCCGTCTTTCAGGCAGAAGCCGGTGGGGATGAGATCTACCCGGATGGCGTTACCGTTCCAGAGGCGATCCGACAACTCCAACTGTTGGGGCAGCCTGGTGAAAAGCCATTTTTGCTGGCAGTTGGAATCCTTCGCCCCCACCTGCCGTTCGGTGCACCAAAAAAATACCTTGATCTCTACGACAATGTCGAACTGCCCAAAATACCACATCCCGACAAACCCAAAGGGAAGACCACGTGGCACAATTCTGGAGAGTTCATGAAGTATCAGCGGTGGAATCGCAATCCAAACACGGATGCCGAATTCGCAACTCAGGTCCGCAGGCATTACGCTGCATGCGTCAGTTATGCCGATGCTTCTCTTGGTCACCTGCTGAACGCGCTGAATGATTCCCCCGCAGCAAAGAACACCATCATTATTCTCTGGGGCGATCATGGCTGGCACCTGGGAGAACACGCGATCTGGGGCAAACATTCCCTCTTCGAAGAATCGCTGCGGTCGCCATTAATCATTCATTACCCTGGGATAGAAAAACCAGGTGAAGCCACTCGTGCGATTGTGGAAACGCGTGATCTTTTCCCAACAATCTGCGAGCTGACAGATACGAAACGCCCGGATTTTCTGAAGAACCGCGACCAGTTGTTGAAATCACTGCGAGATCCGAAGGAGATCGGTGGGGCCGCTGTTTCCTACACTGGGAATGCTCAAACCATTCGCACTGATCGTTATCGACTGATTCAGCATCGTGATGGTTCGACAGAGTTATACGATCACACAACGACAGCTGGGGAAACCAGGAATATTGCTGCGGACAATCCGGAAATCGTTGCACGTTTGAGAAGAGATCTGGACAATCACCTCAAGCCAAAACAAAAATAA